From the genome of Deinococcus sp. AJ005, one region includes:
- a CDS encoding S8 family serine peptidase, protein MSKVNTTNRTFKTIAFLSLSLVLGACGQSATTTPSMGSGRQGIKMPSSLRNTSQTPGKWFVELAGDPTGLTAQSVSGQQTGFRAQAVAQGIKYTEVQSYDTLFNGFSVEATGAEINRISRMPGVTGVYPVRRVDAPRTTVSPNSLAAPEMYYAKGMTGADIAQNELGLTGKGVKVGVIDTGIDVDHPAFKGRIVAGYDFVGDDYGKNGKYVPVPDNNPDDCAGHGTHVAGIVGGNVASNGFKGVAPEVSFGAYRVFGCEGSSYDDVILEAMERSVKDGMQVVNMSLGSAFDDWAETPLAKAGNRMIKKGVILVASAGNSGGDGQYSMGGPTMGDSVISVASVDNVKVDLAAFTLSDGSKIGYYPATGAPAPKKGTTLPITKGPKGSPTVANDGCDPYAANSLTGKAVLIRRGTCSFYIKATNAQKAGASAMVLYNNAAGYISPTVEGDPPITIPVVSVSDIDGVKIDELIAGGVSMTFDGGQLTIANPTANASSSFSSYGMSAELELKPDIGAPGGNIYSTYPLNAGDGSGYAVLSGTSMASPHVAGAVALILQAYPKTQPKDMRGLLMNTASLRWYLNNGTLLTGLPDYVQRQGAGMVNIVGAYSNTVSATPSKLSLGESAAFTTRNKVIVLKNTGARREVYTAFNYPALTVAGTTLAPTPNQTYATMTINGKSADADAGVEVVVPPFSEVELNVVVSPPAAAPDKAQYGGYVNLVSTTSPSLVVPYAGFKGDYQSLQSLGDLIIGGTKYNAPLLVDDGDDALYPEGAAAPTMPDYTFKPVEVTYSNGSKDTVMDAPYLAANFAHQVRTLTFELLDGNGAVVDTLAKEDYLARNCTNDLSKQSASCDALTTFNWDGKLTGGKDAPAGVYSLRLSALKPLGDTSNPAHTEVYTSQKFKVLR, encoded by the coding sequence GTGAGTAAAGTCAACACGACCAACAGGACCTTCAAGACCATCGCCTTCCTCAGCCTGTCGCTGGTTCTCGGGGCCTGCGGACAGAGCGCCACCACGACGCCCAGCATGGGCAGCGGCCGGCAGGGCATCAAGATGCCGTCCAGCCTGCGGAACACCAGCCAGACTCCAGGAAAATGGTTCGTCGAACTCGCGGGCGACCCGACTGGCCTGACCGCGCAGAGCGTGAGCGGTCAGCAGACTGGCTTCCGGGCGCAGGCCGTGGCCCAGGGCATCAAGTACACCGAGGTGCAGAGCTACGACACGCTGTTCAACGGCTTCAGCGTGGAGGCCACCGGGGCGGAGATCAACCGCATTTCCCGCATGCCCGGTGTGACCGGCGTCTATCCGGTTCGCCGTGTCGATGCTCCCCGGACGACGGTCAGCCCGAACAGTCTGGCAGCCCCCGAGATGTACTACGCCAAGGGCATGACCGGCGCGGACATCGCGCAGAATGAGCTGGGCCTGACCGGCAAGGGTGTCAAGGTCGGCGTGATCGACACCGGGATCGACGTGGATCACCCCGCGTTCAAAGGCCGGATTGTGGCTGGTTACGATTTTGTGGGCGACGACTACGGCAAGAACGGCAAATACGTCCCAGTCCCCGACAACAATCCCGACGACTGTGCGGGCCACGGCACGCATGTGGCCGGGATCGTCGGCGGCAATGTCGCCTCCAACGGCTTCAAGGGCGTGGCTCCCGAAGTCAGCTTTGGTGCATACCGCGTCTTCGGATGCGAGGGCAGTTCCTATGACGACGTGATCCTGGAGGCCATGGAGCGTTCCGTCAAGGACGGCATGCAGGTCGTGAACATGAGCCTGGGTTCGGCTTTCGACGACTGGGCCGAGACGCCCCTGGCCAAGGCGGGCAACCGCATGATCAAGAAGGGTGTCATTCTGGTCGCTTCTGCCGGGAATAGCGGCGGGGACGGCCAGTACAGCATGGGCGGCCCCACCATGGGCGACAGCGTGATCTCGGTGGCATCGGTGGATAATGTCAAGGTCGACCTGGCTGCCTTCACCCTGTCGGATGGCAGCAAGATAGGTTATTACCCTGCCACAGGCGCGCCCGCACCGAAGAAAGGCACGACGCTGCCCATCACCAAGGGACCAAAAGGCAGCCCTACCGTTGCCAACGACGGCTGCGATCCCTATGCGGCCAACAGCCTGACTGGCAAGGCCGTGCTGATCCGCCGGGGAACTTGCAGCTTTTACATCAAGGCCACCAACGCCCAGAAGGCCGGAGCCAGCGCCATGGTCCTGTACAACAACGCCGCCGGGTACATCAGTCCCACGGTTGAGGGCGACCCACCCATTACCATCCCAGTGGTCTCTGTCAGCGATATCGATGGGGTAAAGATCGATGAATTGATCGCTGGAGGGGTCAGCATGACGTTCGACGGTGGTCAATTGACCATCGCCAATCCCACAGCCAATGCCAGCAGCAGCTTCAGCTCATACGGGATGTCCGCTGAGCTGGAACTCAAGCCTGATATCGGCGCGCCTGGTGGGAACATCTACAGCACCTACCCCCTGAATGCGGGCGATGGCAGCGGATACGCGGTTCTCAGCGGCACAAGCATGGCGTCGCCGCACGTTGCTGGCGCGGTGGCCCTGATTCTCCAGGCTTACCCCAAGACCCAGCCCAAGGACATGCGCGGCTTGCTGATGAACACGGCCTCATTGCGCTGGTACCTGAACAACGGCACACTCCTGACCGGTCTGCCTGACTACGTACAGCGTCAGGGTGCGGGTATGGTGAACATCGTCGGCGCGTACAGCAACACGGTTAGCGCCACCCCCAGCAAGCTCAGCCTGGGCGAGAGTGCCGCCTTCACCACCCGCAACAAGGTGATCGTGCTGAAGAATACTGGCGCGCGCCGCGAGGTCTACACCGCTTTTAACTATCCGGCCCTGACCGTGGCAGGAACCACCCTGGCCCCCACACCCAATCAGACTTACGCCACCATGACCATCAATGGCAAGAGCGCGGACGCCGATGCTGGCGTGGAAGTTGTTGTGCCGCCCTTCAGCGAGGTGGAACTGAACGTGGTGGTCAGCCCGCCTGCCGCTGCGCCCGACAAGGCCCAGTACGGCGGCTACGTCAATCTGGTCAGCACCACCAGCCCGAGTCTGGTTGTCCCTTACGCGGGCTTCAAGGGCGATTATCAGAGCTTGCAGTCGTTGGGTGACCTGATTATCGGCGGCACGAAATACAATGCGCCCCTGCTTGTCGACGACGGTGACGACGCCCTTTACCCCGAAGGTGCCGCTGCCCCCACGATGCCGGACTACACCTTCAAGCCGGTAGAAGTGACCTACAGTAACGGCAGCAAGGACACGGTCATGGACGCCCCCTATCTGGCTGCTAACTTCGCACATCAGGTCCGCACCCTGACCTTCGAGCTGCTTGATGGGAACGGTGCAGTCGTCGATACCCTTGCAAAGGAAGACTACCTGGCCCGCAACTGCACCAACGACCTCTCCAAGCAAAGCGCCTCCTGTGACGCCCTGACCACCTTCAACTGGGACGGCAAGCTCACAGGCGGCAAGGACGCTCCGGCTGGCGTCTACAGCCTGCGTCTGAGCGCCCTCAAACCTCTGGGAGACACGAGCAACCCCGCCCACACCGAGGTCTACACCAGCCAGAAATTCAAGGTCCTACGCTAA
- a CDS encoding Ig-like domain-containing protein: protein MKRTSPLALLALTGLLLTACGGSETPQSGDTTKPTVTLTASPSNVQPGGTVTLTATASDNVGVFKVSFYRGTTLVNEDTTAPYTVTDTVPGTASSTLTYRAVASDAAGNSAEATATVKVDIDPNEPNDSVAASTLLNIGTPINGFIGGQDRDMDYFKFTATAGDMLKLTVKSTSIDPKSTLDPYVEILLADGKTVLEKDDDGGADLESEIRFNVPTTGTYYVALTSFDIHDDPKAKDDKPTNTYQIALTRR from the coding sequence ATGAAGAGGACCTCACCCCTCGCACTTCTGGCCCTGACCGGGTTGCTGCTCACGGCCTGCGGAGGCTCGGAGACGCCTCAGTCCGGCGACACCACCAAACCCACCGTCACCCTGACGGCGTCTCCCAGCAACGTGCAGCCCGGCGGCACCGTGACCCTGACGGCCACCGCAAGCGACAATGTGGGCGTCTTCAAAGTCAGCTTCTACCGGGGCACCACTCTGGTCAATGAGGACACAACGGCCCCCTATACGGTCACCGACACGGTGCCTGGCACGGCCTCTAGCACATTGACCTACCGTGCGGTGGCCAGTGACGCGGCGGGCAACAGTGCAGAAGCCACCGCGACTGTGAAAGTTGATATCGACCCCAATGAACCCAACGACAGCGTGGCGGCGTCCACCCTCCTGAACATCGGTACGCCGATCAACGGCTTCATCGGCGGTCAGGACCGCGACATGGACTACTTCAAGTTCACGGCCACGGCGGGCGACATGCTCAAGCTAACGGTCAAGAGTACCAGCATCGATCCCAAGAGTACGCTGGACCCCTACGTGGAAATTCTGCTGGCCGACGGCAAGACGGTGCTGGAAAAAGACGATGACGGGGGCGCAGACCTGGAATCCGAGATCCGCTTCAACGTGCCCACCACAGGCACCTATTACGTGGCCCTGACCAGTTTCGACATCCACGACGATCCCAAGGCCAAGGACGACAAGCCCACCAACACCTACCAGATCGCGCTGACGCGCCGCTGA
- a CDS encoding S8 family serine peptidase: MHKPSRHNLNCTLGMVALTALLAACGQQTPGTTSVAATTPKADLSEHATVAQSGKLKYVQNELMVGYTDDASLSRAASTLNATVVATIPEIRVALLRVSGDSLKVSSQAFRLPGLRYAQPNQIVTGETPPAVQGAASLNAQAASADQIFDELPQYALDPRHLNAKAAWDAGLDGTGVVVAVLDDPGDVSQPDLAANWAGKAYNPLLNKVYTNAAEWVKDSASNFASHGTFVASSIVAVKDGKGIVGVAPGAKWMPVVINPAATTENEFYSSFYIALGAVWATNNGARVLNNSWGGGVTFGAVKDAFDYAMSNGTSVVASMGNSYYDEFQYPAALPGVIASGALDGSNRRTTFSTMGRHISSSAPGQDTMLANPTWLGGGHELISGTSFSSPYTAGVAALVYQKCPAATPYQVRRMLETTANNTIGSNPTGFDRDTGWGALNAGNIAKTLTTCDKLPAKGANVKINVTYADSGGQKPGVLGDVILRGKGMRAGATDDPTPLYLSTTDAQGNATFAEIAPGEYDLYVAGADLNITGGLQDDRGTYVGSLTATSGSTRVNPDMKDVTLTAASPDFNPADPYEPNDSLDTAKAIAYGQTTQTAYIYGTPNDFDVFKFTAAAGDQIKADVLAAGQLGGSLDSYLFLLGPDGKTLADNDDRGDPRIDSDSEVTFTIKAAGTYYLAVTSYNIATATGDDGGPFNKYQLKLAKTN, from the coding sequence ATGCACAAACCCTCCCGGCACAACCTCAACTGCACCCTCGGCATGGTGGCCCTCACTGCCCTTCTGGCTGCCTGCGGACAGCAGACCCCTGGAACCACCTCAGTGGCGGCCACCACGCCCAAGGCCGATCTCAGCGAACACGCCACGGTGGCCCAGAGCGGCAAGCTCAAGTACGTCCAGAACGAGCTAATGGTGGGCTACACCGACGACGCCAGCCTGAGCCGGGCCGCCTCCACCCTGAACGCCACCGTGGTGGCGACGATCCCCGAGATCCGGGTGGCCCTGCTGCGCGTCAGCGGCGACAGCCTGAAGGTCAGCTCGCAGGCTTTCCGCTTGCCCGGTCTGCGTTACGCCCAGCCCAACCAGATCGTGACGGGCGAAACACCGCCTGCCGTCCAGGGCGCAGCCAGCCTGAACGCCCAGGCCGCCTCTGCCGATCAGATCTTCGATGAACTGCCGCAGTACGCCCTGGACCCACGCCACCTGAACGCCAAGGCCGCCTGGGACGCCGGCTTGGACGGGACCGGCGTGGTGGTGGCCGTGCTGGACGATCCCGGCGACGTTTCTCAACCCGATCTGGCCGCCAACTGGGCGGGCAAGGCATACAACCCCTTACTGAACAAGGTGTACACGAACGCCGCCGAATGGGTCAAGGACTCCGCCAGCAACTTCGCCTCGCACGGCACCTTCGTGGCGTCCAGCATCGTGGCAGTCAAGGACGGCAAGGGCATCGTGGGCGTCGCGCCAGGGGCCAAGTGGATGCCCGTGGTGATCAACCCGGCAGCCACCACCGAAAACGAGTTCTACTCCTCGTTTTACATCGCGCTTGGGGCCGTGTGGGCCACCAACAACGGCGCGCGAGTGCTGAACAACTCCTGGGGCGGCGGCGTCACCTTCGGAGCGGTCAAGGACGCCTTTGACTATGCCATGAGTAACGGCACGTCCGTGGTGGCCTCGATGGGCAACAGCTACTACGACGAGTTCCAGTACCCCGCCGCCCTGCCCGGCGTGATTGCCTCGGGCGCGCTGGACGGCAGCAACCGCAGGACCACCTTCTCGACCATGGGCCGTCACATCTCGTCCTCGGCCCCCGGTCAGGACACCATGCTGGCCAACCCCACCTGGCTGGGCGGCGGGCACGAACTGATCTCCGGCACCTCGTTCTCCAGCCCGTACACCGCCGGGGTGGCCGCGCTGGTCTACCAGAAATGCCCGGCAGCCACGCCTTACCAGGTGCGCCGCATGCTGGAAACGACAGCCAACAACACCATCGGCTCCAACCCCACCGGCTTTGACCGCGACACCGGCTGGGGCGCACTGAACGCCGGAAACATCGCCAAGACCCTGACGACCTGCGACAAACTGCCCGCCAAGGGAGCCAATGTCAAGATCAACGTGACCTACGCCGACAGCGGCGGTCAGAAACCCGGCGTGCTAGGTGACGTGATCCTGCGCGGCAAGGGCATGCGCGCCGGGGCCACCGATGACCCCACTCCACTGTACCTGTCCACCACCGACGCACAGGGGAACGCCACCTTCGCAGAGATCGCGCCGGGTGAGTACGACCTGTACGTGGCTGGAGCAGACCTGAACATCACCGGCGGCTTGCAAGACGACCGTGGAACCTATGTCGGGAGCCTGACCGCAACCTCCGGCTCCACGCGGGTCAATCCAGATATGAAGGACGTGACCCTGACGGCCGCTTCTCCGGACTTCAATCCAGCGGACCCCTACGAGCCTAACGACTCGCTGGACACCGCCAAGGCCATCGCCTACGGTCAGACCACCCAGACCGCCTATATCTACGGCACGCCCAACGACTTTGACGTCTTCAAGTTCACCGCCGCCGCTGGCGACCAGATCAAGGCCGACGTCCTGGCTGCCGGTCAACTAGGTGGATCGCTCGACTCCTACCTCTTCCTGCTCGGCCCGGACGGCAAGACGCTGGCCGACAACGATGACCGGGGCGACCCCCGGATCGACTCCGACTCCGAGGTGACCTTTACGATCAAGGCGGCAGGCACCTACTATCTGGCCGTGACCAGCTACAACATTGCCACCGCCACGGGCGATGACGGCGGCCCCTTCAACAAGTATCAGTTGAAACTCGCCAAAACCAACTGA
- a CDS encoding carboxypeptidase regulatory-like domain-containing protein, with the protein MKRSSPLALLALTGLLLTACGGSETPQPGDTTKPTVTLTASPSSVQPGGTVTLTATASDNVGVFKVSFYRGTTLINEDTTAPYTATDTVDGAASGTLSYRAVASDAAGNSAEASATVSVTSVPLGKGVIQGIVVDQNIGAPVAGSTITVMSGGKTYSTVTSGADGTFNAPQLPAGTYDLQARKAGLAGFDLHGLVVTDGTVKVRMIQPPAFETSATTDGAKLVLTRADGKTPLADTTFTDTVDFKITGAADSNHVGPVRVMYAQLGRTPGSGSVAGSSLDGKWFFTPQQDLLTPPTSGAVTLPSAETPNFIKGFGSAAGEKLNLEVLVVDYNYNYSLYLVPITLKNTAKEAAATVTAPKNAAAIAYTLKQEGSWTQPYSLPGADATTPIGDAAPNGSGVFVELRWCNADAAPFAFDIERSADGTTFSKVGTVAGGTSASCPANQLSRPFFYRDNSADLSVGKTFTYRVMARGANTAASNTTQTTPLAAFMPKLLAPGDETTGVSLTPTFVIGSPQLAIGADGAGYNLQLRDLYSGNGYNMPGNPAVANTLGLFRVEEGTGDAGNGVAVGQTLVYTSGLTKNTVYTDTAGVLDKSKPKRLPVDSAAHSVSIPLTELGIPALQSLRPYKWQMYAGYAYKYLPAEGNRVSAYSVYAWPSSTTQPIPATRPLNQNFDFITGQQ; encoded by the coding sequence ATGAAGCGATCCTCACCCCTCGCACTTCTGGCCCTCACCGGGTTACTGCTCACGGCCTGTGGAGGTTCGGAGACGCCTCAGCCCGGCGACACCACCAAGCCCACCGTCACCCTGACGGCCTCGCCCAGCAGTGTGCAGCCGGGCGGCACCGTCACCCTGACGGCCACCGCAAGCGACAATGTGGGGGTCTTCAAGGTCAGCTTCTACCGGGGCACCACCCTGATCAACGAGGACACCACGGCCCCCTACACTGCCACCGACACGGTAGACGGCGCAGCGAGCGGCACCCTGAGCTACCGCGCGGTAGCCAGCGACGCGGCGGGCAACAGCGCGGAAGCCAGCGCCACGGTCAGCGTGACCAGTGTGCCGTTGGGCAAAGGCGTGATCCAGGGCATCGTCGTCGATCAGAACATCGGCGCGCCGGTGGCGGGCAGCACCATCACCGTGATGTCTGGCGGCAAGACGTACAGCACGGTGACCAGCGGGGCCGACGGCACGTTCAATGCGCCGCAGTTGCCCGCCGGAACCTATGATCTCCAGGCACGCAAGGCGGGTCTGGCGGGATTCGATCTGCACGGTCTGGTGGTCACGGACGGGACCGTCAAGGTCCGCATGATCCAGCCACCAGCCTTCGAGACCAGCGCCACAACGGACGGGGCCAAGCTGGTGCTGACGCGCGCCGACGGCAAAACGCCGCTGGCAGACACCACCTTCACCGACACGGTGGACTTTAAAATTACCGGGGCCGCCGACTCCAACCATGTGGGACCGGTGCGCGTGATGTACGCCCAGTTGGGCCGCACGCCCGGCTCCGGCAGCGTGGCAGGATCGTCGCTGGACGGCAAATGGTTCTTCACTCCGCAGCAGGACCTGTTGACGCCGCCCACGTCCGGGGCCGTGACCCTGCCCAGCGCCGAAACCCCCAACTTCATCAAGGGCTTCGGCAGCGCCGCTGGCGAGAAGCTCAATCTGGAAGTTCTGGTCGTCGATTACAATTACAACTACTCGCTGTACCTCGTGCCGATCACCCTGAAAAACACGGCCAAGGAGGCTGCCGCAACCGTGACGGCCCCCAAGAACGCCGCCGCCATTGCCTATACCCTCAAACAGGAAGGTTCCTGGACCCAGCCGTACAGCCTGCCCGGCGCGGACGCGACTACGCCCATAGGCGACGCAGCCCCTAACGGATCGGGCGTCTTCGTAGAACTGCGCTGGTGCAATGCCGACGCCGCGCCCTTCGCCTTCGACATCGAGCGTTCGGCAGATGGCACCACCTTCAGCAAGGTGGGCACCGTGGCAGGCGGCACGAGCGCGTCATGCCCGGCCAACCAGCTCTCCCGTCCCTTCTTCTACCGTGACAACAGCGCCGATCTGAGCGTGGGCAAGACCTTTACCTACCGAGTCATGGCGCGCGGCGCCAACACCGCCGCCAGCAACACCACCCAGACCACCCCGCTGGCCGCGTTCATGCCCAAACTGCTGGCCCCCGGCGACGAGACGACGGGTGTGTCGCTAACCCCCACCTTCGTGATCGGCAGCCCGCAACTGGCGATTGGCGCGGACGGCGCGGGCTACAACCTGCAACTGCGCGACCTGTATAGCGGCAACGGCTACAACATGCCCGGCAATCCGGCAGTGGCCAATACCCTGGGCCTGTTCCGGGTGGAAGAGGGCACCGGAGACGCAGGCAACGGCGTTGCCGTGGGCCAGACCCTGGTCTACACCTCGGGCCTGACCAAGAACACCGTCTACACCGATACGGCTGGGGTCCTCGACAAGAGCAAGCCCAAGCGGCTCCCGGTGGACAGCGCTGCCCACAGCGTCAGCATCCCCCTCACCGAACTGGGGATTCCCGCCCTGCAATCGCTGCGCCCCTACAAGTGGCAGATGTACGCGGGCTACGCCTACAAGTACCTGCCCGCAGAGGGAAACCGCGTCAGCGCCTACTCGGTGTACGCCTGGCCCAGCAGCACCACCCAGCCCATTCCGGCCACCCGTCCCCTCAACCAGAACTTCGACTTCATCACGGGCCAGCAATAA
- a CDS encoding S9 family peptidase, which produces MKTPALLFPLLLGAAVLNAQAGAQSAAALAKVDVADMGIQKAREKKYPGSALKVLTNLRAGANYSRQVVSYQSGGLSIRALLTVPTGTPPKGGWPAIVFNHGYVPPNVYRTTERYVAYQDAFARAGFVTLKSDYRGHGSSQGEALGGYYSPGYTDDVMNALGSLKRDGRVNAARIGMWGHSMGGFLTLRAMVIAPGDIKAGVIWAGVVGDYNAMMTQWNSPVPASIPQGVLNLRRTAVAKYGTPASNPKFWNSLSANSYLKDLKGPLQLHIGTADEDVPVVFHTALSRNLKAIGKPVQSYVYPGDNHNLSRNLQTALNRSVQFFKDNL; this is translated from the coding sequence ATGAAAACACCCGCTCTCCTGTTTCCACTTCTGCTCGGCGCGGCTGTTCTGAACGCGCAGGCCGGGGCGCAGTCCGCCGCCGCCCTGGCAAAGGTGGACGTGGCCGACATGGGCATCCAGAAGGCCCGCGAGAAGAAATATCCCGGCAGCGCCCTGAAGGTGCTGACCAATCTGCGTGCGGGGGCCAACTACTCGCGGCAGGTGGTGTCGTATCAATCCGGCGGCCTGAGCATCCGCGCCCTGCTGACTGTTCCCACGGGCACACCGCCAAAAGGGGGCTGGCCTGCCATCGTGTTTAACCACGGCTATGTTCCGCCGAACGTCTACCGCACCACCGAGCGCTATGTGGCGTACCAGGACGCTTTTGCCCGCGCGGGCTTCGTGACCCTCAAGAGCGATTACCGGGGCCACGGCAGCAGCCAGGGCGAGGCGCTTGGCGGCTATTACTCCCCTGGCTACACCGACGACGTGATGAACGCGCTGGGTAGCCTCAAGCGCGACGGGCGGGTCAATGCGGCGCGCATCGGCATGTGGGGGCACAGCATGGGCGGTTTCCTGACCCTGCGGGCGATGGTGATCGCTCCGGGCGATATCAAGGCCGGGGTGATTTGGGCCGGGGTGGTGGGCGATTACAACGCCATGATGACCCAGTGGAACAGTCCGGTGCCCGCCAGCATCCCGCAGGGCGTGCTGAACCTCCGCAGGACGGCGGTGGCAAAGTACGGCACGCCCGCCAGCAATCCCAAATTCTGGAATTCGCTCAGCGCCAACAGCTACCTCAAAGATCTGAAAGGCCCCCTCCAGCTTCACATCGGCACGGCGGACGAGGACGTGCCGGTGGTCTTTCATACGGCGCTGAGCAGGAACCTCAAGGCGATCGGCAAGCCGGTGCAGAGTTACGTCTATCCGGGCGACAACCACAACCTGTCCCGCAACCTGCAAACGGCCCTGAACCGCAGCGTGCAGTTCTTCAAGGATAACCTCTGA
- a CDS encoding S9 family peptidase → MRRLINFAVLLLVLGAGYIAVTQPENLPFRVPWQAQTAPTLPQAFLPPSDTTVQTGPLGRVTDAAIETLVARQSISIPALRAREYLGSKLSVVRNLNPGGNYSRQVVSYQSDGLKIFALLTVPTGTPPKGGWPAIVFNHGYIPPDEYRTTERYVAYQDAFARAGYITLKSDYRGHGDSEGTALGGYNDPGYTVDVLNAAASLKADQRVNRARMGLWGHSMGGQLSLRAMLVDPDLKAASLWAGVMASYDILATDWNPPSGEPKPMLDTLNRRYLRALSPNAYLQELDGRPLQLHQGTADREVPYSFQKDFAADLRAARQRFTAYEYPGDNHNLSGNLRLALDRSVAFFKENL, encoded by the coding sequence ATGCGACGACTGATCAATTTTGCCGTCCTGCTGCTGGTGCTGGGCGCGGGCTACATCGCCGTGACGCAGCCGGAGAACCTGCCGTTCAGGGTGCCGTGGCAGGCGCAGACAGCCCCAACTCTGCCACAGGCGTTCCTTCCGCCCTCCGATACCACCGTGCAGACTGGCCCCCTGGGAAGGGTCACCGACGCGGCCATCGAGACCCTCGTGGCCCGCCAGTCCATCAGCATTCCGGCACTGCGGGCACGCGAGTATCTGGGCAGCAAACTCAGCGTGGTGCGGAATCTCAATCCGGGGGGCAACTACAGCCGTCAGGTGGTGTCCTATCAATCCGACGGCCTGAAGATCTTTGCTCTGCTGACCGTTCCCACGGGTACGCCGCCAAAAGGGGGCTGGCCCGCCATCGTGTTCAACCACGGCTACATTCCGCCGGACGAGTACCGTACTACCGAGCGTTACGTGGCCTACCAGGACGCCTTCGCGCGGGCGGGGTACATCACCCTCAAAAGCGATTACCGGGGCCACGGCGACTCCGAGGGCACGGCGCTGGGCGGCTACAACGATCCCGGTTACACCGTGGACGTGCTGAACGCTGCCGCCAGCCTCAAGGCGGACCAGCGTGTGAACCGGGCGCGCATGGGCCTGTGGGGGCACAGCATGGGCGGCCAACTGAGCCTGCGCGCCATGTTGGTGGACCCGGACCTGAAGGCCGCCTCGCTGTGGGCAGGGGTGATGGCCAGCTACGACATCCTGGCCACCGACTGGAATCCCCCCAGCGGCGAGCCGAAACCGATGCTGGACACCCTTAACCGCCGTTATCTGCGCGCCCTGAGTCCCAACGCCTACCTGCAGGAATTGGACGGGCGGCCCCTTCAGCTTCACCAGGGCACCGCCGACAGGGAGGTGCCCTACAGCTTTCAGAAAGACTTCGCCGCTGATCTGCGGGCTGCCCGGCAGCGGTTCACGGCCTACGAGTACCCTGGCGATAACCACAACCTGAGTGGCAATCTGCGGCTGGCCCTGGACCGCAGCGTGGCGTTTTTCAAGGAAAATCTATGA